The genomic stretch GCAGACCGAAAACACGCGTCTGAACTGCTCGAAACCCTCCCCCGCGTGGAACAGGTAAACCTGGTTTCAAACGAGACTTTGCATGACCCAAAAAACGCCCAGGAGATAATTTTTCTATTAGGAGATGAAGAAGGCAAGAAGCTGGTTGATGAACTGGGAGACCGTACTCTTTTTAGATTGATGAAATCCCAGTGTTCCACTCATATTGGAGTTTTATCTCTCGTACAACCGGAGAGAGTCCAGTCTATTCTCGATCTTGATTCTGAGCTGTTTTCCACCAAGGGAGTTACTGATCCTCAAACCGCTTATCACTGGTTGATAAGTTTTCTTGAAGAAGACGAGGAAACATTCTCCAAGGTTTTGAGAAGTTTGGATATAAAATTGGTGGCCTCTGCTTTCCAGGACAAGATTATACGACCGGGCGCGCAATTGTCACCCACTCTGGTTGAAGAGTCGGAAGAAACATTTTCGGCTGATTTCCTTATCAAATTGGATCGAGGAGAACTAAAACCCGATGATATCGATGTGACTGATGAAGAAACTCTCGATATTCTCAAGAAGATTCATCTCCTTGATGAGGATTATTTCGTCGAAATGGTATCTCTGATGGTACGAGAAGAAGACCTTAAAACACGAACGGCCGAGGACGCTCTTTCGAGAGTCAACGACCAGGTGGGCGATATGAAAGAAGTCGTTGAGGAGGCTCAGGATATGTTCGTGCCACTTGAAAGTTAACTTTCTTTTCAAATTTCTTTTTGGACAAGAAAAAAAATGGCGGCCTCACAGCCGCCATTTTTGTCAGTTCTTGGGGTTAGCGCCTGGCGCCGCTCCAGGCGTTGCAGTCGGAGGTTTGGCAGGGTCTTCGGGCAACAAGATTTGCACATTCATCTTCTTTCTCAAAGAATCCGCTATCTTTTCATACTGTTCCTGCTGTTTCTGATACTTGATTTGCTCAAGGATGTAGTCTTTGACCTGGTCAAACGACGCCTCTTCCGCAGGCTTGCTGTCCTCAAGATAGAGTATGTGATAGCCAAATTTGCTCTTGACTGGTCCTTCGATTTGGCCCTTTTTCATTTTGAACGCTACTTCCTCAATTTCCGGTACCAAACTTCCCTTGGGCATCCAATCCAAATCGCCACCTTTGGCCTTGCTCGGGCAAATGGAAACCTGAGAGGCTATATCTGCAAATTTTTCACCCTTTTTCAATCGCGCGAGGACGTCCTTAGCTTGTTTTTCGTTT from Desulfomonilaceae bacterium encodes the following:
- a CDS encoding DUF6178 family protein gives rise to the protein MRLENYLTPVSEQGHRVLDLMKADRKHASELLETLPRVEQVNLVSNETLHDPKNAQEIIFLLGDEEGKKLVDELGDRTLFRLMKSQCSTHIGVLSLVQPERVQSILDLDSELFSTKGVTDPQTAYHWLISFLEEDEETFSKVLRSLDIKLVASAFQDKIIRPGAQLSPTLVEESEETFSADFLIKLDRGELKPDDIDVTDEETLDILKKIHLLDEDYFVEMVSLMVREEDLKTRTAEDALSRVNDQVGDMKEVVEEAQDMFVPLES